A genomic stretch from Mesomycoplasma neurolyticum includes:
- a CDS encoding OppA family ABC transporter substrate-binding lipoprotein — MKKRNKKSLLLWSMLVASTLPFISISCSSLIRPELERNELSVYYDSTGTEIKKFSKDYSAGLYKISNHDMHLLAPSSLVVLALENETQYEVKETKAKDSIYKEPEYKVKQATHSFYRFGFSEKIIVTTNDDKVVVFDNDKHEIIPENNDNSPFLTLSSSDPKSINSVYFLNILKKAKKMQFVIKKNVPWVHYNGEKSNFNIVPMDFLYGWKRTLLSSTKYRRQHGGSKELDEKIIVDEKLDGNGTFGDNSVLSNMYLLDVFGINKTNLENENTFLTKYDNSEDKAVTFYGEDKPIFDNFFKQVVVDSTFFAPIPSQFIDIKNKEKESELDEKALKPKGEAHKYGIYWYGKDYKDDLLYASRYLPFYLSINRDEYIRNKYFPETTWQDKDREEQSIQKIIHKYNKYPDGVQYSNSILNNYVEGSKSIFNQSEYNNLSSSNKNILNKNKKEIRYNSSDDKDELKRMFNFSLIPGPMNYLPENNNYEGGKAPKKWYFNDVFAKLVYGTDLDKIANGEMNVAENGLNKYSLAFRTILDSSFNTYSFVKNNNTSLEPWISFAPPDNIIGGKDQELASKKTFRDYYDELNTQFAINHKNEVIYQKTLKDEKEHYSKFLHDIKTQYKTPKFEVLQKAMKELLDDFYKTNNIDLNSKVEFTINNRYFNEQPSRIQALDAIAKVYQELDPRIQVNTITSFGAKKKDYLNILLSQYGIIEFSGWHSDYDGAGTFLDGMVNKGALLAIASQFASFSEDHNLVKVFPEFYKYSKKLKKYFDDEFKKDENNAYKFIEFSKWKNARNLSDFQIDKVKYLVEGEEEEGEVIDNSMVLIPLLNEKNENINNFSKNDLNQKIYLSKYYEIEEENGKPKLIYHDNVFVGDNDIKEFFTMPTFEWNGKTYLDETLVRKFTIDDKEVIKVYSHARKKWVNPARTIEFSALVSIFNLNFQNETTNDEIIKLFKEIVALTGLVPFGLAVASDTPSVFYAKENLIIPKSPYNLSPIGSYRIRKDKK, encoded by the coding sequence ATGAAAAAAAGAAACAAAAAATCTTTATTACTTTGAAGCATGTTAGTCGCTTCAACTTTACCATTTATTTCTATTTCATGTAGTTCATTAATAAGGCCTGAATTAGAAAGAAATGAATTATCAGTTTATTATGATAGTACAGGTACTGAAATTAAAAAGTTTTCAAAAGATTATTCTGCTGGTTTATATAAAATTTCAAATCATGATATGCATCTTTTAGCGCCTTCTTCACTTGTGGTTTTAGCCCTTGAGAATGAAACACAGTATGAAGTAAAAGAAACAAAAGCAAAAGATTCAATTTATAAGGAGCCAGAATACAAAGTAAAACAAGCAACACATTCATTTTATAGATTTGGTTTCAGTGAAAAAATTATTGTTACAACTAATGATGATAAAGTTGTAGTTTTTGACAATGACAAACATGAAATTATTCCTGAAAATAATGACAATTCCCCATTTTTAACTTTAAGTTCTAGTGATCCAAAGTCTATTAATAGTGTTTATTTTTTAAATATTCTTAAAAAAGCTAAAAAAATGCAATTTGTAATTAAGAAAAATGTACCATGAGTTCATTATAATGGTGAAAAATCTAATTTTAATATTGTTCCAATGGACTTTCTCTATGGGTGAAAAAGAACACTTTTGAGCTCTACAAAATATAGAAGACAACATGGTGGCTCAAAAGAATTAGATGAAAAAATTATAGTTGATGAAAAATTAGATGGAAATGGAACTTTTGGTGATAATAGTGTTTTATCTAATATGTATTTGCTAGATGTTTTCGGAATTAATAAAACAAATTTAGAAAATGAAAACACATTTTTAACTAAATATGATAATTCTGAAGATAAAGCTGTGACATTTTATGGAGAAGATAAACCTATTTTTGATAACTTTTTTAAGCAAGTTGTTGTAGATTCAACATTTTTTGCACCTATACCTAGTCAATTTATAGATATCAAAAATAAAGAAAAGGAAAGTGAATTAGATGAAAAAGCACTAAAACCTAAAGGTGAAGCACATAAATATGGAATTTATTGATATGGTAAAGATTATAAAGATGATTTACTTTATGCTTCAAGATATTTACCATTTTATTTGTCAATTAATAGGGATGAATATATAAGAAATAAATATTTCCCAGAAACAACATGACAAGACAAAGATAGAGAAGAACAATCCATTCAAAAAATAATTCATAAATATAACAAATATCCTGATGGTGTTCAATATTCTAATTCTATATTAAATAATTATGTTGAAGGTTCAAAAAGCATATTTAATCAATCAGAATATAACAATTTATCTTCATCAAATAAAAATATTCTTAATAAAAACAAAAAAGAAATTCGCTACAATAGTTCAGATGACAAAGATGAATTAAAAAGAATGTTTAATTTTTCCCTTATTCCTGGACCTATGAATTATTTACCTGAAAATAATAATTATGAAGGTGGGAAAGCGCCTAAAAAATGATATTTTAATGATGTTTTTGCTAAATTAGTTTATGGGACAGATTTAGATAAAATTGCTAATGGAGAAATGAATGTTGCAGAAAACGGATTAAATAAATATAGCTTAGCTTTTAGAACGATTTTGGATTCTTCATTTAATACATATAGTTTTGTAAAAAACAACAATACATCACTTGAACCATGAATTTCATTTGCCCCACCTGATAATATAATTGGTGGTAAAGATCAAGAACTAGCAAGTAAAAAAACATTTAGAGATTATTATGATGAATTAAATACACAATTTGCAATTAATCATAAAAATGAAGTTATTTATCAAAAAACTTTAAAAGATGAAAAAGAACATTACTCTAAGTTTTTGCATGATATTAAAACCCAATATAAAACACCGAAGTTTGAAGTTTTACAAAAAGCAATGAAAGAATTACTAGATGATTTTTACAAAACAAATAATATTGATTTAAATTCAAAAGTTGAATTTACTATTAATAATAGATATTTCAATGAACAGCCTTCTAGAATTCAAGCATTAGATGCTATTGCAAAAGTTTATCAGGAACTTGATCCAAGAATTCAAGTTAATACAATCACTTCTTTTGGTGCAAAGAAAAAAGATTATCTAAATATTTTGTTATCGCAATATGGAATTATCGAATTTTCTGGATGACATAGCGATTATGATGGTGCTGGTACATTTTTAGATGGTATGGTAAATAAGGGCGCACTTTTAGCTATAGCTTCACAGTTTGCATCTTTCAGTGAAGATCATAATTTGGTTAAAGTATTTCCTGAATTTTATAAATATTCTAAAAAACTTAAAAAATATTTTGATGATGAATTTAAAAAAGATGAAAATAATGCATATAAATTTATTGAATTTAGTAAATGAAAAAATGCAAGAAATTTAAGCGATTTTCAAATTGACAAAGTTAAATATTTAGTTGAAGGTGAAGAAGAAGAGGGTGAAGTTATTGATAATAGCATGGTTTTAATTCCTTTATTAAATGAAAAAAATGAAAATATTAACAATTTTTCAAAAAATGATTTAAACCAAAAGATTTATTTATCTAAATACTATGAAATTGAAGAAGAAAATGGAAAACCAAAATTAATTTACCATGATAATGTATTTGTAGGTGATAATGATATAAAAGAATTTTTCACTATGCCTACTTTTGAATGAAATGGAAAAACATATTTAGATGAAACACTAGTTAGAAAATTTACTATTGATGACAAAGAAGTGATAAAAGTTTATAGTCATGCAAGAAAAAAATGAGTTAATCCAGCAAGAACAATCGAATTCAGTGCTTTAGTTTCTATTTTTAACTTAAATTTCCAAAACGAAACCACAAATGATGAAATTATTAAGCTTTTCAAAGAAATTGTTGCTCTCACTGGTTTAGTACCTTTTGGTTTAGCTGTTGCATCTGATACACCTTCTGTTTTTTATGCTAAAGAAAATTTAATTATCCCTAAATCTCCATATAATTTATCACCAATTGGTAGTTATAGAATTAGAAAGGACAAAAAATAA
- a CDS encoding ABC transporter permease, with translation MLKYFLKRLLLAFLTFLIIVFIVYLIQAGFGKNPFLPEDFKPNSKNAAKDIAASQKLAAAHGFNSNVFIRFFVWFKNLFFKGDAGIIYGQENEFSHNIPALFFKPLKWTIIVSLPSFILSLVIGIILGTIAAYNRKKAIDSAIATFVSIFIALPSFVIAPALILIFSKMGLPSEFKDPRDVSGYATFLSLITPIIVYTLGSLAGYTLFIRNQVVSVLTSNQVLIAKAKGLTNFQIFRKHVLRNASIILVGGLILSYIGLLSGSILLERFFRIPGSSNLIIQYTTSGEINVIMFSLAFYTALTLFTMIIADISFVWMDPRIKFGMSNNSTSWSTRLKNHLIRTRTWKISETKLVAPNLQKDIEITTIEDEVENEK, from the coding sequence ATGCTCAAATATTTTTTAAAGCGATTATTGCTAGCATTTTTAACATTTTTAATTATTGTTTTTATTGTTTATTTGATCCAGGCAGGCTTTGGTAAAAATCCTTTTTTACCTGAAGATTTTAAACCTAATTCAAAAAATGCAGCAAAAGATATTGCAGCTAGTCAAAAACTTGCTGCAGCACATGGTTTTAATTCAAATGTCTTTATTAGATTTTTTGTTTGATTTAAAAATCTCTTTTTTAAAGGAGATGCTGGAATTATTTATGGGCAAGAAAATGAATTTAGTCATAATATTCCTGCTTTGTTTTTTAAACCACTTAAGTGAACTATTATAGTTTCATTACCAAGCTTTATTCTTAGCCTTGTAATAGGAATAATTTTAGGAACTATCGCAGCATACAATAGAAAAAAAGCGATTGATTCTGCTATTGCTACTTTTGTAAGTATTTTTATAGCACTTCCTTCCTTTGTTATTGCACCTGCTCTAATTTTAATTTTTTCAAAAATGGGTTTACCTTCTGAATTTAAAGATCCACGAGATGTTTCTGGTTATGCCACATTTTTATCTTTAATTACACCAATTATTGTTTATACATTAGGATCATTAGCTGGTTATACTTTATTTATTAGAAATCAAGTAGTAAGTGTTTTAACTTCTAATCAAGTTTTAATTGCAAAAGCAAAAGGATTAACTAACTTCCAAATTTTTAGAAAACATGTTTTAAGAAATGCTTCTATTATTTTAGTAGGTGGTTTGATTCTTTCATATATTGGACTTTTAAGTGGTTCAATATTACTAGAGAGATTTTTTAGAATACCAGGTTCTTCAAATTTAATAATTCAATATACAACATCTGGTGAAATTAATGTTATTATGTTTTCACTTGCATTCTATACAGCACTTACATTATTTACTATGATAATTGCAGATATATCTTTTGTTTGAATGGACCCAAGAATTAAATTTGGAATGTCTAATAATTCAACTAGTTGATCTACAAGATTAAAAAATCATTTAATTAGAACAAGAACTTGAAAAATATCAGAAACAAAATTAGTGGCACCTAATTTACAAAAAGATATAGAAATAACAACAATTGAAGATGAGGTAGAAAATGAAAAATAA